In Fusarium falciforme chromosome 13, complete sequence, the genomic stretch AAAGCGACATATCACGTATTTGTGGATAACCTTTTCTCATCGTCTCCCCTCTTCCGTAACCTCCGTAGCCACGGCTTCGGCGCCACAGGCACGGCTCGTACAAATAGCGGCATCAACCAGGAACTAGTGGATGATAAGAATAATGACGGAAAGGTCAAAAAAATGTACGAATTCAATACCATCAAGGCGATCCCAACCCCTGACAACCAGGTACTAGCTTCAGACACTTTTGGCCGAGAAATCCCTACTAATTCGTCTTCGTTCTGTGTCTATAGGTCAACCAAATCGCTTGGAAAGACAACAAGCTTGTGTTATTTTTAGCTACCGTGTTTAccggcgccgacgatgagCGTGTCGTCcggcagaggaagaagccgtcaTCACGGAAGTCAGAAGCCAAGCCAATACGGCGTTTTTTTGGTAACGAAGCTACCAAAGAGATCAACATACCGACAGTGGCTGCTGCTTATAACGACCAGATGAATCATATTGACCGTGGTGACCAACTGAGGTCTTGTTATAAGTATGATCATCCCCTACGCCGTGGTGCGTGGCAGGCACTTGCATGGACTTTCCTCCTTGACGTGGCCCTCGTTAACAGCTACATTGCTCAACTTCACGGACCGCAGCCAAATTGGAAGAGATATACGAATCAAAGGGAGTGGCGAGAGTGCATTTATAACgaattatttaatacctaCGGCCATAACAGTCAAGCAAGGAGGCATTACCGGGCCGGAGACGAGCGTGATCTACAACAACCCGAATTACAGAGGGAACACATCGATCGCAAGATCAATCATGTCAACCGCAAGGTAAAGTCAGACTGCCTAGCCTGTCAGGGCTGTCGGCAGGGGCAGCAAAGAGTAAGAGCCCCGGAATGGAGCCCTCTTACGGAGGTCAGCGGCaatgaggaaaagaagaagatgaagaggccgGATGTGCGGAGTCAGACCTCTCACGGATGCCGTATTTGTGATGTTGCGATTTGTAATACGAAGCATTGTTGGGACTCCTACCACCACCTAATTTAGCAGAGGAATTAtgtacctttttttttttggcgcCTTTTGATTGGATCGAACCCCTCGTCGTGACCTGGTTGGAGGTGTTTGCGCACTCAGGAGATGAGTTCTCAATCAATCCCCGCCGATGCCCTCAATACCTATGACGACTAGAGCTTTATAGGAACATCTGCTTGCGTTGCTTGTAAGGGCCAACAGATTGGAAAGCCTTggtcaaggacctcaaggaAGCCTTTAGGTGGTGGTTAGCAGCAATACAAGAAGGCATCAATCAGGAGAGAGTGTAAGCAGCGTGATGTCGCGATTTGTAACTCAAAATATTTTTGGGACTTCTATCACAGGCTAATTTAGGTGGAGAATAATGTAGCTTTCATGCTCTCATATTTGATTGGTTAGACACCCCTGTAGTGACCTAACTGGAGCCTCCTGACAGTCAGATTGGCTCAAGAGATACGCTCAATCGGAGGGCATCATCTTAGCTGACTGGCCTCCTTACTCTCCTGACCTTAATCTTATCGAAAACCTCTGGTCAATTCTCAAAGAGCGGATTTGCGAGCGATATCCTGAACTTGGGGAAATTCCGAAGAATACAGCCTCTTTGGATCGCCTGATTGAAGCTGAGAGAGAGGTTTGGGCCGATATCAAAGATGAGGTGTTTGAAAATGTGATAAATTCGATGCCGAAGAGAATGCAGGCTGTTATTGATAACGACGGATGGTATACGAAATATTGATATATACCATGAGGAACTACATTCTTTGAGCTTCAAATTGATATAGCTTATGGCCTCATACGATTTAAATTGACTGCGCAATAACTCGTCAAAGTCAGAGGGCGTGATGAGGCCAGTTGGGGTGGACCGGGTTAGTGTCGGAACTTTTGCACACCTACTGTAATACTGCCAGTTACCATTTGTATATAGCTCTCAGTTCGCAACAGTCCCTCTTTAGAGGACGATTGCCACTCATTCAGTGACATAGGAGATGAAGTTATGTCCCATAGAATAAGCAAGTCGTGCCGCCCAGGCCTCAATCCAGTCCATCATCGCCCCAAAAATCAGATGGGAGAATTGGGTGTTTCACGAGGATGCGACGATGGCTGACTGTGCGACGGGCACGGACGAGGTTTGCGTAATTGATGGAAATGTGTGCGGGCGTGGAAGATCTTGCTATGTGCACGGACGCAAAACATGTAAATTGACAAAAGCTGGAGAGGACATTGAAGCGTGCACGGGCCCATCTGGTCGTATTTTTGCCAAATTAAACGTAACCCTTGGTAAAGTAACCTCGAAACCGACCACCACACTTATGAGTTGACGAGCAATAAACCCGCTTTAAATTGCCCTCCACCTAGGGTTCTCCCTATCACTCTTATTGCTGCTGTCAAAACCTCCCATTCTAGCACTACATTTTCCATTGCTTATCTGACACTGCTAGCCCGAAGCCCGTTTCTCTGTTTGAGGCCCACCGTTCCGCCTTACCACACCAAATCGCCCTTACACCCCAACTTGCCGCCTCATCTTCGATCAAATATTTTGAACGAATCTGGCTAGCCAGATACCTATCATGCAGCGTAATAAGTTCGTCTCTCATCTTGATCGGTTTCTCCAGGACCGTAGCACTGAGTTCATGGTTGTAGCCACACTTTCCTCGCTGGCCTTTGTGGACAGGCTGAGCGCTACGAGGATATGGTCCCCCACCTGAAGGCAGTGGTCAATATAGGTGGTGAGCTCAGTGTCAATGAGCGGAACCTCCTCGCCATTGCTTATAAGAACGTGGTCGACACCCGCCGTGCCAGCTGGCGCATTATATACTCGATCGAGCAAAAGCAGTCAAGGGGTAATGAGAAATATATTGCTACTATCCGTGGATACCGCATTAAGATCGAGAATGAGCTCGAGACGGTTTGCCAGGACGTCTTGGATCTGCTAGACAGGAGCTTGATCCCCAATACCGGTAGTGACGAGTCGAAGGCGTTCTATTACAAGATGTCAGCCTACTTTACTGGCCTCCCGTTCCCAAAGGCACCTGGGCTGACTCGTCATCTTTTTAGGAAGGGCGACTATAGCCGTTACCTGGCCGAGTTCGCGTCGGGTGAAAAGCGCAATTTTGCAATTACCTCTGCCTATAAGGCCTACAAGGTGGGTTCCATATCTATTGGTTCAGAATTCAATCAGCCAAATAAGTAATACTGATCGGAGATTATGGTTTGCTTCTTAGATTGCTGTCGATATTGCTCAGACCGAGCTCACGGCCACTCACCCGTTGCGGCTGGGCTTGGCTCTCAACTTCTCAGTCTTTTACTACGAAATTCTGAACTCATGGGATGGTGCCCGGTATCTTGCGAAGCATGCTTTGGATAATGGCATTGCCGAGCTCGACGCCCTGACCGAGGAGTCTAATAGTGGCAGCATCCTGATTATGCACCTCCTCTGTGCTAACTTGACTTTTTGGATGTCTTCAGACAGTGGAAAGCTGGAGCCCCCCTCAAGCTGAAGAACTTTCCCtcagcaacaccaaggacaTTCATCATGAACACTCTTCAAAATCAGCAAAGTCAAAGCCATTCagacctttttttttctttctcattTTCCAGAGTCTCTAGCTGCCAAATAATCCCTGATACTTTTCACCCTTTCATTTCGACTTTGTTGACGTGCCTTTTAAGCCCAGAACTCTCAACATCTACTCCCGAGATTTCACAATCTAGTTTCCCATATAACCGGCCATGCCAATTCTAATATACGTATTCAattgacgatggcttcaataTGCGGTTACTGGGGGTAGCCGACTAGTGGGGTGGCCACCTTTGCAACTAATACGCCCTAGGCAGCTACAACCTATGACCGATTCCCGGTCCCCGCACCTTACGTACTCCATTACGGGCCGCCTTCTAACCAAAAAGCTGTTTAGGCTAAGGATAGGGTCTATTAGTACAGTAGATACCTGAGAGAGCGCGGTACCTGGTTGTGCCATAAGCAGGAGCATAGAATCATAAGACT encodes the following:
- a CDS encoding 14-3-3 domain-containing protein, coding for MQRNNHTFLAGLCGQAERYEDMVPHLKAVVNIGGELSVNERNLLAIAYKNVVDTRRASWRIIYSIEQKQSRGNEKYIATIRGYRIKIENELETVCQDVLDLLDRSLIPNTGSDESKAFYYKMSAYFTGLPFPKAPGLTRHLFRKGDYSRYLAEFASGEKRNFAITSAYKAYKIAVDIAQTELTATHPLRLGLALNFSVFYYEILNSWDGARYLAKHALDNGIAELDALTEESNSGSILIMHLLCANLTFWMSSDSGKLEPPSS